The following proteins are encoded in a genomic region of Arachis stenosperma cultivar V10309 chromosome 4, arast.V10309.gnm1.PFL2, whole genome shotgun sequence:
- the LOC130975622 gene encoding F-box/kelch-repeat protein At3g06240-like, translating into MTLPPELLEIIFLRLPVRSLIQFKCVCKQWRSLISDPYFAKLHYDVAIAPTHNNNTKLLYLSSDFSRACCVKTEPSIHHDYPFKLQETYKNHSLRIIGSCRGFVLLRNYKPKPVLILWNPATGSHVRVPYPNNSSNSEFPCPDFFCHGVVYEKSNDDYLVIMGSVRPLKRKPEWKFFSVRSNSWKEIEGGDCFTPNISMGHQLGLLYNEAIHWLVVYNGSDYPRGIVIVAFDIATKTLSMIPLPYPQDPSQWELSLVGGAGFFGICMLNEFWPYIFVMKEYKVESSWILIDMLLPSDNTMIPLCFTQSGDVVWMNRINKDLIKFGKLGSNEEELQEFKLDFCDKDTVLVMFNESLLSLPSSCRQEE; encoded by the coding sequence ATGACTCTCCCTCCAGAGTTGTTAGAAATAATTTTTCTACGGTTGCCGGTGAGGTCCCTTATTCAATTCAAGTGCGTGTGTAAGCAATGGCGTTCTCTGATTTCTGATCCCTACTTCGCAAAATTGCATTATGATGTCGCCATTGCACCCACTCACAACAATAATACTAAGCTCCTCTATTTGTCAAGCGATTTTTCTAGGGCTTGTTGTGTGAAAACAGAACCATCAATTCATCATGATTATCCTTTTAAGCTTCAAGAAACTTACAAGAACCATAGCTTGAGGATTATTGGTTCATGCAGAGGCTTTGTACTGTTGCGAAACTACAAGCCTAAGCCGGTTCTCATTCTTTGGAATCCAGCAACTGGTTCTCATGTAAGAGTTCCATATCCAAATAACTCCTCGAATTCGGAGTTTCCTTGTCCAGATTTCTTTTGCCATGGTGTTGTGTATGAAAAATCCAATGATGACTATTTAGTAATCATGGGATCGGTTCGACCTCTAAAGCGAAAACCCGAGTGGAAGTTTTTCTCTGTGAGAAGCAATTCATGGAAGGAAATTGAAGGTGGTGATTGCTTTACTCCAAATATTTCTATGGGTCATCAACTAGGATTGTTATACAATGAAGCTATTCATTGGTTAGTGGTGTATAATGGCAGTGATTACCCGCGAGGTATCGTAATTGTTGCCTTTGATATCGCAACGAAAACTCTATCAATGATTCCCTTACCGTACCCACAAGATCCTAGTCAGTGGGAGTTAAGCCTCGTTGGAGGCGCAGGATTCTTTGGGATATGTATGTTGAACGAGTTTTGGCCGTATATATTTGTGATGAAAGAATACAAAGTGGAGTCATCTTGGATTTTAATTGATATGTTACTTCCTTCCGATAATACAATGATTCCTTTGTGTTTTACTCAAAGTGGGGATGTTGTATGGATGAATAGGATTAACAAAGATCTAATAAAATTCGGAAAATTGGGGAGCAACGAAGAAGAATTACAAGAGTTCAAACTGGATTTTTGTGATAAAGATACAGTTTTAGTCATGTTTAATGAGTCTTTGTTGTCACTTCCAAGTAGTTGTAGACAGGAAGAGTAG
- the LOC130975621 gene encoding uncharacterized protein LOC130975621 yields MPHISSLATRASKITVFVYNHTVFLSWLRQKDNWKEIVRPGPTRFATVFLTLMSIFERKSELQQLVVDTHFTGHKLGRSANGMLRSENGIKEMFKHRKSAYQPYTEIINSRWDKHLKKNLHAAAYFLNLECFFSENYRESPDVMRALLDLVTLHCKVNNLDSVEAMKEIHLYRDRKESFDRPEAIPAAKKLQPDEWWRLFSSSAPCLQKIAVRILSQASASSGCERNWSLFDQIHTIRRNRLEHDRLSDIVYVIYNLRLKSR; encoded by the exons ATATTTCTAGTCTTGCAACACGTGCTTCGAAGATTACTGTGTTTGTATATAATCATACGGTGTTCTTGTCCTGGCTAAGACAAAAAGATAATTGGAAGGAGATTGTTCGTCCAGGTCCAACTCGTTTTGCCACTGTCTTCCTCACATTGATGAGTATCTTTGAGCGCAAATCGGAATTACAACAATTGGTTGTTGATACACACTTTACCGGACACAAATTAGGAAGGAGTGCTAATG GTATGCTGAGGTCAGAAAATGGAATCAAAGAAATGTTCAAGCATAGGAAGAGTGCATATCAACCTTACACAGAGATTATCAACTCAAGATGGGATAaacatttgaaaaaaaatcttcaCGCAGCAGCCTATTTCTTGAATCTTGAGTGCTTTTTTTCTGAAAATTATAGAGAATCACCTGATGTCATGCGAGCTTTACTTGATCTTGTTACATTGCATTGCAAGGTTAATAATTTAGATTCAGTTGAGGCAATGAAAGAAATACACTTATATAGAGATCGAAAGGAAAGCTTTGATAGGCCTGAAGCTATTCCAGCTGCAAAAAAACTTCAACCTG ATGAATGGTGGAGGTTGTTTAGTAGTTCTGCTCCATGTTTACAAAAAATTGCAGTTCGCATTCTTAGCCAAGCATCTGCTTCTTCAGGGTGTGAAAGGAATTGGAGTCTTTTTGATCAAATTCATACAATAAGAAGGAATAGATTGGAGCATGATAGGCTAAGTGATATTGTGTATGTTATATATAATTTGCGTCTTAAATCCAGGTAA